In a genomic window of Sarcophilus harrisii chromosome 4, mSarHar1.11, whole genome shotgun sequence:
- the LOC100916127 gene encoding death-associated protein kinase 2 isoform X1 has translation MSLVQPGNVEELYELQDKLGSGHFATVWRCRERSSGISYAAKFIRMRRRKGSRIGIERKVVNREVEILQQLQHRHIMQLHDVFICQVQMVLVLELIQGGEFFDFVAEKESMSEPEASDFLLQLLDGLVYMHSLNIAHFDLKPENIMLQQKDVIKPKIKIIGFGMAQKIEKNMCLVSRCGLPEYVAPEVIKLEPLTVVADMWSVGVITYILLSGVSPFQDKMENDTVTNIIKGTFDYEDTYFNSTSAIAKDFISQMLVINPKERMTSSQALLHPWIKPLTIKQERNRESASINITNFRKFNSQRKWKLSCHMITPCSHFCGMNMLFYQAKEDEDLRACESDQEDSTMPSASLLRRRHSSYS, from the exons TGGGCACTTTGCCACAGTTTGGAGATGCCGGGAACGGTCCTCAGGGATATCTTATGCGGCCAAATTCATCAGGATGCGTCGGAGGAAAGGCAGCAGAATAGGGATAGAACGTAAGGTGGTAAATCGAGAGGTGGAAATCCTGCAGCAGCTGCAACACCGTCACATCATGCAGCTGCATGACGTCTTCATCTGCCAGGTCCAGATGGTGCTGGTGTTGGAGCT GATCCAGGGAGGGGAGTTTTTTGACTTTGTGGCTGAAAAGGAGTCAATGTCAGAGCCTGAAGCCTCAGACTTTCTGTTACAACTCCTGGATGGATTGGTTTATATGCATTCCTTGAACATCGCGCACTTTGACCTCAAG CCTGAGAACATCATGCTACAGCAGAAAGATGTTATTAAACCTAAGATCAAGATAATTGGCTTCGGAATGGCccagaaaattgagaaaaacatGTGCCTCGTCAGTCGGTGTGGGCTTCCTGAGTATGTTG CTCCGGAAGTGATCAAGTTGGAACCTCTCACTGTTGTTGCTGACATGTG GAGTGTTGGTGTCATTACCTATATCCT GCTCAGCGGAGTGTCTCCTTTCCaggacaaaatggaaaatgatactGTCACTAATATTATCAAAGGCACTTTTGACTATGAGGACACCTACTTCAATTCCACGTCAGCCATAGCCAAGGACTTCATCAGCCAGATGCTGGTTATTAACCCCAA GGAACGAATGACATCATCTCAAGCTCTCCTCCACCCATGGATTAAG CCTCTGACCATAAAACAGGAGAGGAATCGAGAGTCTGCCTCGATCAACATAACTAACTTCCGCAAGTTCAATTCTCAGCGTAAGTGGAAG CTCTCCTGCCACATGATCACTCCCTGTAGTCACTTCTGTGGAATGAATATGCTCTTCTACCAAGCCAAGGAGGATGAGGATCTG AGAGCCTGTGAGAGCGACCAAGAGGATTCCACAATGccctctgcctccctcctccGCCGAAGACACAGCAGCTACTCCTGA
- the LOC100916127 gene encoding death-associated protein kinase 2 isoform X2 — protein sequence MSLVQPGNVEELYELQDKLGSGHFATVWRCRERSSGISYAAKFIRMRRRKGSRIGIERKVVNREVEILQQLQHRHIMQLHDVFICQVQMVLVLELIQGGEFFDFVAEKESMSEPEASDFLLQLLDGLVYMHSLNIAHFDLKPENIMLQQKDVIKPKIKIIGFGMAQKIEKNMCLVSRCGLPEYVAPEVIKLEPLTVVADMWSVGVITYILLSGVSPFQDKMENDTVTNIIKGTFDYEDTYFNSTSAIAKDFISQMLVINPKERMTSSQALLHPWIKPLTIKQERNRESASINITNFRKFNSQRKWKRACESDQEDSTMPSASLLRRRHSSYS from the exons TGGGCACTTTGCCACAGTTTGGAGATGCCGGGAACGGTCCTCAGGGATATCTTATGCGGCCAAATTCATCAGGATGCGTCGGAGGAAAGGCAGCAGAATAGGGATAGAACGTAAGGTGGTAAATCGAGAGGTGGAAATCCTGCAGCAGCTGCAACACCGTCACATCATGCAGCTGCATGACGTCTTCATCTGCCAGGTCCAGATGGTGCTGGTGTTGGAGCT GATCCAGGGAGGGGAGTTTTTTGACTTTGTGGCTGAAAAGGAGTCAATGTCAGAGCCTGAAGCCTCAGACTTTCTGTTACAACTCCTGGATGGATTGGTTTATATGCATTCCTTGAACATCGCGCACTTTGACCTCAAG CCTGAGAACATCATGCTACAGCAGAAAGATGTTATTAAACCTAAGATCAAGATAATTGGCTTCGGAATGGCccagaaaattgagaaaaacatGTGCCTCGTCAGTCGGTGTGGGCTTCCTGAGTATGTTG CTCCGGAAGTGATCAAGTTGGAACCTCTCACTGTTGTTGCTGACATGTG GAGTGTTGGTGTCATTACCTATATCCT GCTCAGCGGAGTGTCTCCTTTCCaggacaaaatggaaaatgatactGTCACTAATATTATCAAAGGCACTTTTGACTATGAGGACACCTACTTCAATTCCACGTCAGCCATAGCCAAGGACTTCATCAGCCAGATGCTGGTTATTAACCCCAA GGAACGAATGACATCATCTCAAGCTCTCCTCCACCCATGGATTAAG CCTCTGACCATAAAACAGGAGAGGAATCGAGAGTCTGCCTCGATCAACATAACTAACTTCCGCAAGTTCAATTCTCAGCGTAAGTGGAAG AGAGCCTGTGAGAGCGACCAAGAGGATTCCACAATGccctctgcctccctcctccGCCGAAGACACAGCAGCTACTCCTGA
- the LOC100916127 gene encoding death-associated protein kinase 2 isoform X3, whose translation MRRRKGSRIGIERKVVNREVEILQQLQHRHIMQLHDVFICQVQMVLVLELIQGGEFFDFVAEKESMSEPEASDFLLQLLDGLVYMHSLNIAHFDLKPENIMLQQKDVIKPKIKIIGFGMAQKIEKNMCLVSRCGLPEYVAPEVIKLEPLTVVADMWSVGVITYILLSGVSPFQDKMENDTVTNIIKGTFDYEDTYFNSTSAIAKDFISQMLVINPKERMTSSQALLHPWIKPLTIKQERNRESASINITNFRKFNSQRKWKLSCHMITPCSHFCGMNMLFYQAKEDEDLRACESDQEDSTMPSASLLRRRHSSYS comes from the exons ATGCGTCGGAGGAAAGGCAGCAGAATAGGGATAGAACGTAAGGTGGTAAATCGAGAGGTGGAAATCCTGCAGCAGCTGCAACACCGTCACATCATGCAGCTGCATGACGTCTTCATCTGCCAGGTCCAGATGGTGCTGGTGTTGGAGCT GATCCAGGGAGGGGAGTTTTTTGACTTTGTGGCTGAAAAGGAGTCAATGTCAGAGCCTGAAGCCTCAGACTTTCTGTTACAACTCCTGGATGGATTGGTTTATATGCATTCCTTGAACATCGCGCACTTTGACCTCAAG CCTGAGAACATCATGCTACAGCAGAAAGATGTTATTAAACCTAAGATCAAGATAATTGGCTTCGGAATGGCccagaaaattgagaaaaacatGTGCCTCGTCAGTCGGTGTGGGCTTCCTGAGTATGTTG CTCCGGAAGTGATCAAGTTGGAACCTCTCACTGTTGTTGCTGACATGTG GAGTGTTGGTGTCATTACCTATATCCT GCTCAGCGGAGTGTCTCCTTTCCaggacaaaatggaaaatgatactGTCACTAATATTATCAAAGGCACTTTTGACTATGAGGACACCTACTTCAATTCCACGTCAGCCATAGCCAAGGACTTCATCAGCCAGATGCTGGTTATTAACCCCAA GGAACGAATGACATCATCTCAAGCTCTCCTCCACCCATGGATTAAG CCTCTGACCATAAAACAGGAGAGGAATCGAGAGTCTGCCTCGATCAACATAACTAACTTCCGCAAGTTCAATTCTCAGCGTAAGTGGAAG CTCTCCTGCCACATGATCACTCCCTGTAGTCACTTCTGTGGAATGAATATGCTCTTCTACCAAGCCAAGGAGGATGAGGATCTG AGAGCCTGTGAGAGCGACCAAGAGGATTCCACAATGccctctgcctccctcctccGCCGAAGACACAGCAGCTACTCCTGA